The proteins below come from a single Flavobacterium lindanitolerans genomic window:
- a CDS encoding cell division protein FtsX, which produces MASSFEKFQKRRLISSYFSVVLSVFLVLFLLGILGLFVINSKKLSDDFKEEIAMSVYFKNEANDSIINAFDTQLKTSKFVKSYEFVTKEKAAKQHTDIIGEDFMAFLGENPLENSFDIHLKADYIVADSIKKFESTIVTNPMVSDIVYDKVLVNLVNDNIQRISFWILIASGFLALVAVLLINSSMRLSIYSNRFIIKTMQMVGATKSFIRKPFIWRSIKLGIIGSLLAIFALIGVLYYVETNFPNLKIMEDQLMVGLVLVGVLIVGILITWFSTFFATQRFLNLRTDDLY; this is translated from the coding sequence ATGGCTTCATCATTTGAAAAATTTCAAAAACGACGACTTATTTCTTCTTATTTTTCCGTGGTATTGAGCGTTTTCCTAGTGCTCTTTTTGTTAGGAATTTTGGGGTTATTTGTAATCAATTCAAAGAAATTGTCAGATGACTTTAAGGAAGAAATCGCCATGTCGGTTTATTTTAAAAATGAGGCTAACGACAGTATTATTAATGCTTTCGACACCCAATTAAAAACCTCAAAATTTGTAAAGTCTTACGAATTTGTAACCAAAGAAAAAGCTGCCAAGCAGCATACGGACATTATTGGAGAGGATTTTATGGCATTTTTGGGCGAAAACCCATTGGAAAATTCATTCGACATCCACTTAAAAGCAGATTATATAGTCGCGGACAGCATCAAGAAATTTGAATCAACAATTGTTACAAATCCTATGGTTTCTGATATTGTTTATGATAAGGTTTTAGTCAATCTGGTAAATGACAATATCCAGAGAATCAGTTTCTGGATTTTAATTGCCAGCGGATTTTTGGCGCTGGTAGCCGTTTTACTGATTAACAGCTCCATGCGTTTATCCATTTATTCGAACCGTTTTATCATTAAGACCATGCAAATGGTTGGCGCAACAAAATCATTCATCCGCAAGCCTTTTATCTGGCGAAGCATCAAATTGGGAATCATCGGATCGCTTTTGGCCATCTTCGCTTTGATTGGCGTATTGTATTATGTAGAAACTAATTTCCCAAATCTGAAAATCATGGAAGACCAGTTGATGGTTGGCCTGGTATTGGTTGGCGTGCTAATTGTCGGGATTCTGATTACCTGGTTCAGCACTTTCTTTGCAACCCAGCGATTTTTGAATTTGCGTACGGATGATTTGTATTAA
- a CDS encoding DUF3098 domain-containing protein, producing MSTKETNTQKNEFLFDKVNYKFLLIGIGVIALGFILMSGGGSDDPAVFSDKIFDFRRIRLAPTTVLIGFGITIYAILKNPKK from the coding sequence ATGAGTACTAAAGAAACAAATACACAAAAAAACGAGTTCCTTTTTGATAAGGTAAACTATAAATTTTTACTGATAGGAATTGGTGTTATTGCACTCGGATTTATCCTGATGTCTGGAGGTGGTTCAGACGATCCGGCTGTTTTTAGCGATAAGATTTTTGATTTCAGAAGAATCCGTTTGGCTCCAACTACTGTGCTGATTGGTTTCGGAATTACAATTTATGCCATTTTAAAAAATCCTAAAAAATAA
- a CDS encoding undecaprenyl-diphosphate phosphatase — MDLIEAILIAIVEGLTEYLPVSSTGHMIFTSSYFGIQEDDFTKLFQVSIQFGAILAVVVLYWRKFFNFSKLNFYIKLALAVVPALILGYLFDDYIDEVLGNPIPIAIVLIVGGFILLFIDNYFKNPVVAEEEDISIKKAVTIGFWQCLAMMPGTSRSAASIIGGMQQGLTRQVAAEFSFFLAVPTMLAVTCYSVFLKTYKVSGLKGYELLTQSGDNMKLFVIGNIIAFIVAIIAIKFFIGVIKKYGFKPWGYYRIVAGTLLLIYFIYIK, encoded by the coding sequence ATGGATTTAATCGAAGCAATTTTAATCGCCATCGTTGAAGGCTTAACAGAATACCTGCCCGTTTCTTCTACCGGACACATGATTTTCACAAGTTCCTATTTTGGAATACAGGAAGACGACTTCACCAAACTATTTCAGGTTTCCATACAATTTGGCGCCATCCTGGCTGTTGTAGTTTTATACTGGAGAAAATTTTTCAATTTCAGCAAGCTGAATTTTTATATCAAATTGGCCTTAGCGGTAGTTCCAGCATTAATTTTGGGCTATCTTTTTGACGATTATATTGATGAAGTATTAGGCAACCCTATTCCGATTGCAATCGTATTGATTGTTGGAGGCTTTATACTACTTTTTATTGACAACTATTTCAAAAATCCTGTCGTTGCAGAAGAAGAAGATATTTCGATAAAAAAAGCTGTAACTATTGGTTTTTGGCAATGCCTGGCCATGATGCCGGGAACAAGCCGTTCTGCTGCCTCAATTATTGGTGGTATGCAGCAAGGACTCACCCGACAGGTTGCCGCAGAATTTTCATTCTTTTTGGCCGTTCCAACCATGCTTGCTGTTACCTGCTATTCTGTATTTTTAAAAACCTACAAAGTATCGGGATTAAAAGGTTATGAATTGCTGACACAATCCGGCGATAACATGAAACTATTTGTTATTGGAAATATTATCGCCTTTATTGTTGCAATTATTGCCATCAAATTCTTTATAGGTGTTATCAAAAAATATGGTTTCAAACCATGGGGTTATTATAGAATCGTAGCAGGAACTTTGCTCCTTATCTATTTCATTTACATAAAATAA
- the truB gene encoding tRNA pseudouridine(55) synthase TruB → MTAQDFQDGQVLQIDKPLNWTSFQAVNKLKWALKSKLGLKKIKIGHAGTLDPLATGLLLVCTGKFTKRIAELQGQEKEYTGTITVGATTPSYDLETEINETFPTEHITEELIHKTVKQFLGEIDQRPPIFSALKKDGVRLYEHARNGEEVEIPTRKTVIHEFEITRIALPEIDFRVVCSKGTYIRSLAFDFGKALYSGGHLTALRRTKIGNYDVKDGYGLEAFVDSLSEKTE, encoded by the coding sequence GTGACGGCACAAGATTTTCAAGACGGACAGGTTTTACAGATTGACAAGCCTTTGAACTGGACCTCTTTTCAAGCGGTTAACAAGTTAAAGTGGGCCTTGAAAAGCAAGCTGGGATTAAAAAAAATTAAGATTGGCCATGCAGGCACATTGGACCCGTTGGCTACCGGACTACTTTTGGTCTGTACCGGAAAATTCACTAAAAGGATTGCCGAACTGCAAGGACAGGAAAAAGAATATACCGGAACGATTACCGTTGGCGCAACAACGCCCTCTTACGATCTGGAAACGGAAATCAATGAAACATTTCCAACAGAACACATTACTGAAGAACTTATCCATAAAACCGTAAAACAGTTTCTTGGCGAAATTGACCAACGTCCTCCTATCTTTTCGGCACTGAAAAAAGATGGTGTTCGTTTATATGAACATGCCCGAAATGGTGAAGAAGTTGAAATCCCAACACGAAAAACCGTTATACACGAATTCGAAATTACCCGAATTGCACTTCCCGAAATTGATTTCAGGGTAGTTTGCAGCAAAGGAACTTATATCCGCTCACTGGCTTTTGATTTTGGAAAAGCCTTGTATTCCGGAGGTCACCTTACTGCTTTACGCAGGACTAAAATTGGTAATTATGATGTAAAAGACGGTTATGGGCTGGAAGCTTTTGTAGATTCCCTTTCAGAAAAAACAGAATAG
- a CDS encoding YiiX/YebB-like N1pC/P60 family cysteine hydrolase, with amino-acid sequence MKKTILLLLLFFSCFSYAQINPSDLKTGDFIFQDMDCGPLCDAIEAVTEGYKGNDFSHMGLVYKKNDTIYIIEAAGTKVRLNTLEKFSKNTSKPMYIGRVKKKYTQLIPEAISFSLEQIGVPYDDDYVYDNGKYYCSELIYDAFKKANKDKPFFQLFPMTYKEPGTNEFFPAWVEYYKQIGSEIPEGKPGCNPGGMSTSNKISILGTLK; translated from the coding sequence ATGAAAAAAACCATCTTATTACTGCTTTTATTTTTCTCCTGTTTTTCATATGCCCAAATAAATCCATCCGATTTAAAAACCGGCGATTTTATTTTCCAGGATATGGATTGCGGTCCTTTGTGTGATGCTATTGAAGCCGTAACCGAAGGCTACAAAGGCAATGATTTTAGCCACATGGGATTGGTTTACAAAAAAAATGATACGATTTATATCATTGAAGCGGCCGGAACAAAAGTGCGATTGAATACTTTGGAAAAATTTTCAAAAAACACTTCTAAGCCTATGTATATTGGTCGTGTAAAAAAGAAATACACCCAATTGATTCCCGAAGCGATTTCTTTTTCTTTAGAACAAATAGGCGTTCCTTACGATGACGACTATGTGTATGATAACGGAAAGTATTATTGTTCGGAATTGATTTATGATGCTTTTAAAAAAGCCAATAAAGACAAGCCTTTTTTCCAATTGTTCCCAATGACTTATAAAGAACCGGGAACTAATGAGTTTTTCCCTGCCTGGGTTGAATATTACAAACAGATAGGTAGTGAAATTCCGGAAGGCAAACCGGGATGCAATCCTGGTGGAATGTCAACATCCAATAAGATTTCTATTCTTGGAACGTTGAAGTAG
- a CDS encoding phytanoyl-CoA dioxygenase family protein — MAGYEEQGYLYLKNFFSEAEIIAIENILNKFHIKWLEDNAVYYEKGLLNSHSLTSGNYLNEEEKTLLFKFITQNKLQTILKTVFSETPIFLNTQLFFDPKNSEQKNYWHRDIQYTGMSVEEQKKAIHNQNVVHFRIPMKKESGIELIPKTHREWDLPEEFDVRNSLNGAFPSDDLQRGKVVGLNRGDLLVFSANMIHRGLYGHNRFSLDILFCDNIPEMRNFIDRNNYPSKEILENLGNKEMFDF, encoded by the coding sequence ATGGCAGGCTACGAAGAACAGGGCTATTTATATCTTAAAAACTTCTTTTCTGAAGCTGAAATCATTGCAATTGAAAACATTCTGAATAAATTTCATATAAAATGGTTGGAAGACAATGCCGTCTATTATGAAAAAGGATTGTTAAACAGCCATAGTCTTACTTCGGGCAATTATCTTAATGAGGAAGAGAAAACGTTACTTTTTAAGTTTATTACTCAAAATAAGCTGCAAACAATTTTGAAAACAGTTTTTTCAGAAACTCCAATCTTCCTGAATACACAGCTTTTCTTTGATCCTAAAAACAGCGAACAGAAGAACTATTGGCATCGGGACATCCAATACACCGGGATGTCGGTTGAAGAACAAAAGAAAGCCATTCACAATCAAAATGTGGTTCATTTCAGAATTCCGATGAAAAAGGAATCCGGAATTGAGCTTATCCCTAAAACGCATCGCGAATGGGATTTGCCGGAAGAATTCGATGTCAGGAATTCTTTGAATGGTGCCTTTCCTAGTGATGATTTGCAACGAGGAAAAGTTGTCGGATTGAATAGGGGCGATTTGTTGGTTTTTTCTGCCAACATGATTCACAGAGGACTTTACGGACACAATAGATTTTCACTGGATATACTTTTTTGTGACAATATTCCTGAAATGAGAAATTTTATTGACCGGAATAATTATCCCTCCAAAGAGATTTTAGAAAATCTGGGCAATAAAGAAATGTTTGATTTTTAG
- a CDS encoding thioredoxin family protein yields MEEIIKNSLEKSSTYLEYRKIVADKLLEGKSTGSVQSDDLLHYSKLNETRMNRLEKTIVVSAEIEERLKLLKKQYIWLVISEGWCGDAAQLLPVMHKMEVLTDHIDFKIVFRDENEALMNKFLTNGGKSIPKLIVLDKETLDVLADWGPRPKEAFDLVKNYKEKHGVIDETIKTELQMWYLHDKGISTQNELLEMMRLIEIQE; encoded by the coding sequence ATGGAAGAAATTATTAAGAACAGTTTAGAAAAAAGCAGCACTTATTTAGAATACAGAAAAATAGTTGCTGATAAACTTTTGGAAGGGAAATCAACCGGTAGCGTCCAATCTGATGATTTATTGCATTACAGCAAATTGAATGAGACGAGAATGAATCGTTTGGAAAAAACGATTGTCGTTTCTGCTGAAATTGAAGAAAGGCTGAAGCTGTTAAAAAAGCAATATATCTGGTTGGTTATTTCTGAAGGTTGGTGTGGCGATGCTGCGCAACTGCTTCCTGTTATGCATAAAATGGAAGTTCTAACGGACCATATTGATTTTAAGATAGTATTTCGCGATGAAAATGAAGCCTTGATGAATAAGTTTTTGACTAATGGCGGAAAATCAATTCCTAAATTGATAGTTCTTGATAAAGAAACTTTGGATGTTTTGGCAGATTGGGGACCAAGACCAAAAGAGGCATTTGATTTAGTGAAGAACTATAAAGAAAAGCATGGTGTTATAGACGAAACAATCAAAACAGAATTGCAGATGTGGTATCTTCACGATAAAGGAATTAGTACTCAAAATGAGCTTTTAGAAATGATGCGGCTAATCGAAATTCAGGAATAA
- the pyrH gene encoding UMP kinase → MKYKRILLKLSGEALMGDRQYGIDPKRLAEYADEIKEIHDKGVEIAIVIGGGNIFRGVAGASNGMDRVQGDYMGMLATVINGMALQGALEDKGMLTRLQTALKIEAIAEPYIKRRAVRHLEKGRIVIFGAGTGNPYFTTDTAAVLRGVEVNADVILKGTRVDGVYTADPEKNPDAIKFDAISFDDVLKKGLNVMDTTAFTLSQENALPIVVFDMNKKGNLLKICEGENVGTVVNV, encoded by the coding sequence ATGAAATACAAAAGAATACTCCTGAAATTGAGCGGAGAAGCCTTGATGGGCGACAGACAGTACGGCATCGATCCGAAAAGATTAGCGGAATATGCAGATGAAATCAAGGAAATTCATGACAAAGGCGTTGAAATTGCAATCGTAATTGGAGGAGGAAATATTTTTCGTGGCGTTGCCGGAGCCAGTAATGGAATGGACAGGGTGCAAGGCGATTATATGGGAATGTTAGCAACCGTAATTAACGGAATGGCACTTCAGGGAGCTCTTGAAGACAAAGGAATGTTGACACGCTTGCAGACAGCTTTAAAAATTGAGGCGATAGCAGAACCATATATCAAAAGAAGAGCAGTCCGCCACCTTGAAAAGGGAAGGATTGTAATTTTTGGAGCAGGAACCGGAAATCCTTATTTCACAACCGATACAGCCGCTGTACTACGAGGTGTTGAAGTTAATGCAGATGTTATCCTTAAAGGAACCCGGGTAGATGGTGTTTATACGGCTGACCCGGAAAAAAATCCGGATGCTATAAAATTTGACGCCATTTCATTTGACGATGTTTTGAAAAAAGGCCTCAATGTAATGGATACGACAGCATTCACACTAAGTCAGGAAAATGCCTTGCCGATTGTTGTTTTCGACATGAATAAAAAAGGAAATCTTTTGAAAATCTGCGAAGGAGAAAACGTAGGAACTGTAGTTAATGTATAA
- the frr gene encoding ribosome recycling factor: MTEEIDFILDSAEESMSGSIAHLEKEFLNIRAGKASPAMLGSVFVDYYGAATPLSQVSNINVPDARTITIQPYEKSMLQPIEKAIQIANIGFNPMNNGDVIIISVPPLTEERRRDLVKQAKSEAEDAKIGIRNVRKDANTDIKKLEKEGTSEDICKSAEEEVQNLTNSFIKKIDELLAAKEAEIMKV; encoded by the coding sequence ATGACTGAAGAAATTGATTTTATATTAGATAGTGCTGAAGAATCGATGTCAGGTTCTATTGCGCACCTTGAAAAAGAATTTTTAAATATCCGTGCCGGTAAAGCAAGTCCTGCCATGTTAGGTAGTGTATTTGTTGATTATTATGGTGCTGCGACACCTCTTAGTCAGGTATCAAACATCAACGTGCCGGACGCCAGGACTATTACAATCCAGCCTTACGAAAAAAGTATGTTGCAACCGATTGAAAAAGCTATCCAGATAGCGAATATCGGATTTAACCCGATGAACAATGGTGATGTAATCATTATCAGTGTACCGCCTTTGACAGAAGAGCGTCGTCGTGACTTGGTTAAACAGGCTAAATCAGAAGCGGAAGATGCAAAAATCGGAATCAGAAATGTCCGCAAAGATGCGAATACTGATATCAAGAAATTAGAAAAAGAAGGAACTTCTGAAGATATCTGCAAAAGTGCTGAAGAAGAAGTTCAAAACCTGACTAACTCTTTTATCAAAAAAATAGATGAACTTTTGGCTGCTAAGGAAGCTGAAATCATGAAAGTTTAA
- a CDS encoding DUF5686 and carboxypeptidase-like regulatory domain-containing protein: MKHLTFLFFLLSVSVQAQFQVSGIVRDENTKKPLPFATITGTSFSTVTDVDGKFLLQNENQINSFTISYIGYAPKTIAVTGNKKYYDLLLVPKAEHLDEIQLTSNENPANGIISKAIKNKKKNDPQQKLLSFQFKSYNKLIVSANPDSIDGSIDSVFVERYTGREFKNVDSTNYKFKKIIDRQHLFQTEKVSQFQFNGKKLKETILGTKMAGFRNPIYEIIAFNLQSFSVYDSKYELFETKYNSPIAPDAFKDYRFKILDTVKLDNRDTYMIYFKPKKKRKSSGLEGIVYIDKENYAIAKAIMRIRGVLDISATHEFEYLKGMDIWFPTQKEFKIVKGKNDDDIRILGGTIKFEGDLDNNNTHRKKDASDFTYLLSKSYNFGKELNTPVKIRHDAIAIEIKDDAVKKDEAFWNSFRKDSLDSRSERTYFALDSIAQKERLEKKLRLGRKILNGYVPIGPIDMDLRYLLSYNNYEGFRVGLGGITNEKFSNKYRLDGYTAYGTKDGDFKYSIGGAVRVGIFSNSWIGGGYTDDVREIASTSFAIDKRVFKIYDPRPINLSTFYNHKTWRGYIETKILPKTESIWQLTHSRIEPKFNYIYMVDGKSYTNYDMTTAMVSLQWNPFSDYMQTPTGKLEIEKRYPKFTFQFTQSLPKVFENDFAFSKIDVRAEYEKRYLNGQRTALLMEAGYALGDVPISHLYNTSPNSLTKEKLIERITIAGKNSFETMYFNEFFSSKYVMFQLKHGFKRVTVFKGIKPSLVLVSRMAWGDMDKPEQHIGLNYKTLRDGYFESGIELNQIYKAFGLSGFYRYGPNQLARFEDNLSIKLTVILNLGL; encoded by the coding sequence ATGAAGCACCTGACCTTTTTATTTTTTCTTCTTTCGGTTTCGGTACAGGCACAATTTCAGGTTTCTGGAATCGTGCGGGATGAAAACACAAAAAAACCACTTCCTTTTGCAACAATAACCGGCACTAGTTTTTCCACAGTAACGGACGTAGACGGAAAGTTTCTGTTGCAAAACGAAAACCAGATAAATAGTTTTACGATATCTTATATTGGCTATGCTCCTAAAACAATAGCTGTTACGGGAAATAAAAAATATTATGACCTGCTGCTTGTACCAAAAGCAGAGCATTTGGATGAAATACAGCTCACTTCAAATGAAAATCCTGCGAATGGCATCATAAGCAAAGCCATTAAAAACAAAAAGAAGAACGACCCGCAACAAAAACTGTTGAGTTTTCAATTCAAATCTTATAACAAACTGATTGTTTCCGCAAATCCGGACTCTATTGACGGAAGCATTGATTCTGTGTTTGTGGAACGCTATACGGGAAGGGAATTTAAGAATGTCGATTCTACGAATTACAAATTCAAAAAAATTATTGACCGCCAGCATTTATTCCAGACAGAAAAAGTATCGCAGTTCCAATTCAATGGCAAAAAACTGAAAGAGACGATTCTGGGCACGAAAATGGCCGGATTCAGGAATCCTATCTATGAGATTATTGCTTTTAACCTACAGTCTTTTTCCGTTTATGACTCAAAATACGAGTTGTTTGAAACAAAATACAATAGTCCTATTGCTCCCGATGCTTTTAAAGATTACCGATTCAAAATATTAGATACGGTAAAGCTTGATAACCGGGACACGTATATGATCTACTTCAAGCCAAAGAAAAAAAGGAAATCTTCCGGGCTGGAAGGCATTGTTTATATCGACAAGGAGAATTATGCCATTGCAAAAGCCATCATGCGAATCCGCGGTGTTTTGGATATTTCTGCTACACATGAGTTTGAATATCTTAAAGGGATGGATATCTGGTTCCCTACTCAAAAAGAGTTCAAAATTGTCAAAGGAAAAAACGATGATGACATTCGGATACTGGGCGGTACAATCAAATTTGAGGGTGATTTAGACAATAATAATACACATCGAAAAAAAGACGCTTCGGATTTCACCTATCTGCTTTCAAAATCATATAATTTTGGCAAAGAGCTCAATACTCCCGTAAAAATAAGACATGATGCCATTGCTATTGAAATTAAGGATGATGCCGTTAAAAAAGACGAAGCCTTCTGGAATAGTTTCCGGAAAGACAGCCTGGATAGCCGCAGTGAAAGAACCTATTTTGCCTTAGATAGCATTGCCCAAAAAGAACGGCTTGAAAAAAAGTTACGCCTGGGAAGAAAAATACTCAACGGTTATGTGCCTATCGGACCGATAGATATGGATCTCCGATATCTCTTAAGTTATAATAACTATGAGGGTTTCCGAGTAGGTTTGGGAGGGATTACTAATGAGAAGTTTTCCAACAAATATCGCTTAGATGGCTATACGGCTTACGGAACCAAAGATGGCGATTTCAAATACAGCATTGGCGGTGCTGTTCGGGTAGGTATTTTTTCAAATTCATGGATTGGCGGAGGTTACACAGATGATGTGCGAGAGATTGCGAGTACTTCTTTTGCTATTGACAAAAGGGTTTTTAAAATTTATGATCCGCGACCTATCAACCTGAGTACCTTCTATAACCATAAGACATGGCGAGGGTATATCGAAACAAAAATCCTCCCTAAAACAGAAAGTATCTGGCAGCTTACCCACAGCCGGATTGAGCCAAAATTCAATTATATCTACATGGTTGACGGCAAATCCTATACAAATTACGATATGACAACGGCAATGGTTTCCTTGCAATGGAATCCTTTTAGCGATTATATGCAGACTCCTACCGGAAAACTAGAGATTGAAAAACGCTATCCGAAATTCACATTCCAGTTTACCCAATCCTTGCCAAAAGTTTTTGAAAACGATTTTGCCTTCTCAAAAATAGATGTAAGAGCAGAGTATGAAAAGCGCTACCTGAACGGACAAAGAACAGCCTTGTTAATGGAAGCAGGCTATGCATTAGGCGACGTTCCTATTTCACATCTTTACAACACTTCTCCTAACAGCCTTACCAAAGAAAAACTGATAGAAAGAATTACGATTGCCGGCAAGAACAGTTTCGAGACCATGTATTTTAATGAGTTTTTCTCCAGTAAATATGTGATGTTTCAATTAAAACACGGCTTTAAAAGAGTAACTGTTTTTAAAGGAATAAAACCTTCATTAGTTTTGGTTTCCAGAATGGCCTGGGGTGATATGGACAAACCGGAACAACACATCGGACTTAACTACAAAACACTTAGAGACGGGTATTTTGAATCGGGTATCGAACTGAACCAAATCTACAAAGCTTTTGGTTTATCCGGATTTTACAGATATGGACCTAACCAACTGGCCCGATTTGAAGATAACCTTTCTATCAAACTAACCGTAATATTGAATCTGGGACTTTAA
- a CDS encoding cation:proton antiporter — protein MQKHKNSIFYVLLIAVFSAIMYWFLDKGKHLEHGRTIIEKTSDKTQWEEFILSMQHSLQHPLAILLAQILTIILVARFFGWICRKIGQPSVVGEIIAGIVLGPSLLGLYFPEFKETIFPVASLGNLQFLSQIGLIFFMFVIGMELDLKVLRNKAHDAVVISHASIIFPFTLGIGLAYFMYESFAPEGVEFLSFALFCGIAMSITAFPVLARIVQERGIHKTKLGSIVITCAAADDITAWCILAAVIAIVKAGSFVSSLYIIALAVAYVFLMIMVVKPFLKRVGDLYSSRKTLSKPVVAIFFLTLIISAYVTEVIGIHALFGAFMAGVIMPESAKFRSIFIEKVEDVALIVLLPLFFVFTGLRTEIGLLDDPYLWKVTGLIIAVAVAGKFLGSTLAAKFVGQNWRDSLYIGALMNTRGLMELIVLNIGYELGVLSPMIFTMMVIMALVTTFMTGPALDLINFIFKTKNSIIPETISNKIKYKILLSFAIPDRGISLLKVANSLVRKQNGNAIVTAMHLSSSNELHGFDASHYEQEVFKPIVNEAENLEQKIITLFKASVDIDSDITEIANQGEFDLLLIGLGQSIFEGTLLGRVLGYTTRIINPDRLIDKFTGKEGLFENSPFDERTRHIIAYSKMPVGILVDKNLDEIDQVFMPLFSAEDRFLIEYAQKLIHNNGSQVTVLDPTGEIKNNSEIKESIRAIEQIAPNHIAMSGEKTMKKEFLEKQDLMIISLDSWKKLVDSESVWLNNTPSVLIIKP, from the coding sequence ATGCAAAAGCACAAAAATTCTATTTTTTATGTTCTTCTGATAGCTGTTTTTTCTGCAATAATGTATTGGTTCCTCGATAAGGGAAAACACCTGGAGCATGGAAGGACAATTATTGAAAAAACTTCAGATAAAACCCAATGGGAAGAGTTTATCCTTTCGATGCAGCATAGTTTGCAACATCCATTGGCGATTTTGTTGGCTCAGATACTTACCATTATTTTAGTGGCCCGTTTTTTTGGGTGGATTTGCAGAAAAATTGGTCAGCCATCGGTAGTTGGTGAAATCATTGCAGGAATTGTTCTCGGGCCATCATTGTTGGGATTGTACTTTCCGGAATTTAAAGAAACCATTTTTCCGGTAGCATCGCTTGGAAATTTGCAGTTCCTAAGCCAGATTGGACTGATTTTTTTCATGTTTGTTATAGGTATGGAACTGGATTTGAAAGTCCTGAGAAATAAAGCGCACGACGCAGTAGTAATCAGTCACGCCAGTATTATTTTCCCTTTTACACTGGGAATCGGGCTTGCCTATTTTATGTATGAATCTTTTGCCCCTGAAGGTGTTGAGTTTTTGTCGTTTGCACTTTTTTGCGGTATAGCGATGAGTATCACAGCCTTTCCGGTTTTGGCTAGAATCGTTCAGGAAAGAGGCATTCACAAGACAAAATTGGGAAGCATCGTAATCACTTGTGCAGCGGCAGATGATATTACAGCATGGTGTATTCTGGCGGCAGTTATAGCTATTGTTAAAGCCGGTTCTTTTGTAAGTTCCCTGTATATTATTGCTCTTGCTGTGGCTTATGTATTCCTGATGATTATGGTGGTAAAGCCGTTCCTGAAAAGAGTAGGCGACCTGTATTCGTCCAGAAAAACATTGAGCAAACCAGTTGTCGCTATTTTCTTTCTGACACTTATTATTTCGGCTTATGTGACAGAAGTTATCGGAATTCATGCGCTGTTTGGAGCTTTTATGGCGGGTGTAATTATGCCGGAAAGTGCCAAATTCAGAAGTATTTTTATTGAAAAAGTAGAAGATGTTGCCTTGATTGTATTGCTTCCGCTATTTTTTGTGTTTACCGGATTGAGAACAGAAATCGGTCTTTTGGATGATCCGTATTTATGGAAGGTAACCGGATTAATTATTGCCGTGGCAGTAGCAGGTAAATTTTTGGGAAGTACATTGGCTGCAAAATTTGTGGGACAAAACTGGAGAGACAGTTTGTACATAGGTGCGCTGATGAATACCCGTGGATTGATGGAGTTAATCGTCCTTAATATCGGTTATGAACTGGGCGTACTTTCACCAATGATTTTTACGATGATGGTAATCATGGCTTTAGTAACGACTTTTATGACAGGCCCGGCATTAGACTTGATTAATTTTATTTTCAAGACCAAAAACTCAATCATTCCGGAAACAATAAGCAACAAGATAAAGTATAAGATATTGCTTTCTTTTGCGATTCCGGATAGGGGAATCTCCTTGTTGAAAGTAGCGAACAGTCTGGTAAGAAAACAAAATGGCAATGCCATCGTTACGGCAATGCACTTGTCTTCCAGTAACGAACTGCACGGATTTGACGCCAGCCATTATGAACAGGAAGTGTTCAAGCCTATTGTTAATGAAGCCGAAAATCTGGAGCAAAAAATCATTACACTTTTTAAAGCATCAGTAGATATTGATTCGGATATAACCGAAATTGCCAACCAGGGCGAATTTGATTTGCTGTTGATAGGATTAGGGCAGTCTATTTTTGAAGGGACATTATTGGGAAGAGTTTTAGGCTATACTACAAGAATCATAAATCCTGACAGGCTTATCGATAAATTTACAGGAAAAGAAGGATTGTTTGAAAACTCTCCTTTTGATGAGAGAACACGCCATATTATTGCCTACAGCAAAATGCCGGTTGGTATTCTGGTTGATAAAAATTTAGACGAAATCGATCAGGTGTTCATGCCGCTTTTCTCTGCTGAAGACCGATTCCTGATTGAATACGCACAGAAGCTGATTCACAATAATGGCTCACAGGTAACGGTATTGGATCCTACAGGAGAAATAAAAAACAACTCTGAAATTAAGGAAAGCATACGTGCTATAGAGCAAATTGCTCCAAACCATATAGCCATGTCAGGTGAAAAAACCATGAAAAAAGAATTTCTGGAGAAACAAGACCTGATGATTATCAGTCTTGATAGCTGGAAAAAATTGGTTGACTCGGAAAGCGTTTGGTTAAATAATACGCCTTCGGTGTTAATTATTAAGCCGTAA